The following proteins come from a genomic window of Synechococcus sp. BIOS-E4-1:
- a CDS encoding HNH endonuclease, with translation MHNRDAVFLEDLCPKLRVRRWRQSLHTYTGKSCIYCGKQSESIDHILPRAKGGLSITENCVPACLSCNGHKSDSDVFDWYRRQRFYDPRRAMAIRAWMDGDLRLALRLLQWAQPELNQTTNASMAPDASLNNQGHQDWGFEAA, from the coding sequence ATGCATAACAGGGACGCGGTTTTCCTTGAAGATCTATGCCCTAAACTGCGAGTCCGAAGATGGCGTCAATCGCTACACACTTACACCGGCAAAAGCTGTATTTACTGCGGTAAACAATCAGAATCGATCGACCATATTCTTCCAAGAGCTAAGGGTGGTTTAAGCATTACAGAAAATTGTGTTCCCGCCTGCCTCTCATGCAATGGGCACAAATCAGATTCCGATGTTTTTGATTGGTATCGACGCCAGCGCTTTTACGATCCGCGCCGAGCCATGGCGATCCGTGCCTGGATGGATGGTGATTTGCGCCTTGCACTGAGACTTCTGCAATGGGCACAACCGGAACTGAATCAAACCACCAATGCATCGATGGCACCGGATGCATCCCTCAACAATCAGGGACATCAGGACTGGGGCTTTGAGGCTGCCTGA